In Deltaproteobacteria bacterium, the following proteins share a genomic window:
- a CDS encoding site-specific DNA-methyltransferase — MNSEHLNKIIHGDSLQILTEIDAGSIDLVLTDPPYFLDKMDNGWDVKKVALITDYCHTIKSLPPGMKFDKGQGKKFYDWYYQISREIIRVLKPGGFFFSFSSPRLYHRMVSAMDDAGFLIRDCFIWLYTQNQPKAMSLNHFIEKLNENKKVKENLKNQLSGWKTPQIKSCFEPIVMAQKEPQGTFLENFRKYNVGLLNTNVKIGQEMFPANVVSTDKINEVIDKCFLISKPDKKEKGDFNLHRTVKPLSLCEYIISLTTYSNEAIVLDPFAGSGTTLVAAKKMGRKFIGIDINKEYIETAKRRVGAINMNYAAIDDIGRERQLRILDKRARYKKLNKRKIAKAV; from the coding sequence ATGAATAGTGAACATCTGAATAAAATCATTCACGGCGATTCGTTGCAAATCCTTACTGAAATTGATGCAGGAAGTATTGATTTGGTTTTAACCGACCCCCCTTACTTTTTAGACAAGATGGATAACGGTTGGGATGTAAAAAAAGTTGCTCTAATTACTGATTATTGCCATACCATAAAGTCCTTGCCACCGGGGATGAAATTTGACAAAGGGCAAGGGAAAAAATTTTATGATTGGTATTACCAAATTTCAAGAGAAATTATCAGAGTTTTAAAACCGGGCGGATTTTTCTTTTCATTTTCAAGCCCGCGATTGTATCATAGGATGGTATCTGCAATGGATGATGCCGGATTTTTGATTAGAGATTGTTTTATCTGGCTTTATACGCAAAATCAGCCAAAGGCAATGAGTTTGAATCATTTTATTGAAAAATTGAATGAAAATAAAAAGGTAAAAGAAAATTTAAAAAATCAATTGAGCGGTTGGAAAACGCCGCAAATCAAGTCTTGCTTTGAACCGATTGTGATGGCGCAAAAAGAACCACAAGGGACATTTCTGGAGAATTTCAGAAAATATAATGTTGGATTGTTAAATACCAATGTTAAAATCGGTCAAGAGATGTTTCCTGCAAATGTGGTTTCAACAGACAAAATAAATGAAGTTATTGATAAATGTTTTTTGATTTCAAAACCAGATAAAAAAGAAAAGGGGGATTTTAATTTGCACAGGACTGTTAAGCCGTTAAGTTTGTGCGAATATATCATAAGTTTAACAACCTACTCAAATGAAGCAATTGTTCTTGACCCTTTTGCCGGCAGCGGAACAACATTAGTGGCAGCAAAAAAAATGGGAAGAAAATTTATCGGCATTGATATAAACAAGGAATATATTGAAACAGCAAAAAGAAGAGTTGGGGCTATAAATATGAATTATGCTGCCATTGATGATATAGGTAGAGAAAGACAGTTAAGAATTCTTGATAAAAGAGCAAGATACAAAAAATTAAATAAGCGCAAGATAGCAAAAGCAGTTTAA